The following are encoded together in the Vigna unguiculata cultivar IT97K-499-35 chromosome 2, ASM411807v1, whole genome shotgun sequence genome:
- the LOC114174490 gene encoding uncharacterized protein LOC114174490 translates to MDWLSTNRVLINCREKKLLFPNTEEPELVSSQGVMKELHDDAQCYMIFTHLEVDGGKMTSVIPVVQDFEDVPGLPPHREVEFSIDLVPGIGPVSMAPYRMASAELVEFKKQIKELNAKQFIRPSTLPWGAPVLTQEEHAEHLRLVLGVLREK, encoded by the exons atggattggctctctaccAATCGCGTTCTTATAAATTGTCGAGAGAAGAAGCTGCTTTTTCCCAAcacagaggagcctgagttggtaTCTTCTCAGGGTGTTATGAAGGAACTTCATGACGACGCGCAGTGTTACATGATCTTCACACATCTGGAGGTGGATGGAGGAAAGATGACGTCAGTAATACCGGTTGTGCAGGATTTTGAGGATGTGCCAGGGTTACCTCCCCACAGAGAGGTAGAGTTCTCTATCGATCTAGTGCCAGGGATAGGTCCAGTATCGATGGCTCCCTACCGCATGGCTTCCGCGGAGTTGGTTGAATTTAAGAAACAGATAAAGGAACTGAATGCGAAACAGTTTATCCGACCTAGCACTTTGCCTTGGGGAGCGCCAGTGCt AACtcaggaggagcatgcagaacacctgaggttggtgcttggtgttttgagggAGAAGTAA